A section of the Ictalurus punctatus breed USDA103 chromosome 8, Coco_2.0, whole genome shotgun sequence genome encodes:
- the e2f4 gene encoding transcription factor E2F4, whose protein sequence is MDLDSGRNESGAMGESIQPATPSRHEKSLGLLTTKFVTLLQEAKDGVLDLKAAADTLAVRQKRRIYDITNVLEGIGLIEKKSKNSIQWKGVGPGCNTREIADKLIDLKLELEDLDRREHELDQQRIWVQQSIKNVTDDSQNSPLAYVTHQDLCNCFKGDTLLAIRAPSGTQLEVPIPESVVNGQKKYQIHLKSSSGPIDVLLVNKDPASASPVVLPVPPPEDMLQSLPASSVSAPSAPVAAPTAKPAGNSTTSTAVNNQRPANTTAAPATEAPSTAPSNTPANQNPLEESQQLQSSASLDSSSSLPESSAVFEPIKADPSELLDLPKELSEMFDPTKEIMSADLLEELMSSEVFSPLLRLSPPPGDHDYIYNLDETEGLCDLFDVPIANL, encoded by the exons ATGGATTTGGATTCTGGACGAAACGAATCAGGGGCGATGGGAGAATCGATACAGCCGGCCACACCGAGTCGCCACGAGAAAAGCCTTGGATTATTAACCACCAAGTTTGTCACCCTGCTGCAAGAAGCCAAGGATGGAGTGCTGGACCTTAAAGCT GCTGCTGATACGCTGGCCGTACGGCAGAAACGGCGGATATACGACATCACCAATGTTCTCGAGGGCATCGGGCTGATTGAGAAGAAATCAAAGAACAGCATACAGTGGAA aggtgtaggTCCTGGCTGCAACACACGAGAGATTGCTGATAAGCTGATAGATCTGAAGCTGGAGCTGGAAGATCTGGACAGAAGAGAACATGAGCTGGACCAGCAGAGGATCTGGGTGCAGCAGAGCATAAAAAATGTGACTGACGACTCACAGAACAGCCC TCTGGCCTACGTGACGCATCAAGATCTCTGCAACTGCTTTAAGG GTGACACTCTGCTAGCGATCCGAGCGCCTTCAGGCACACAGCTGGAGGTGCCGATACCAGAGTCT GTTGTAAACGGACAAAAGAAGTACCAGATCCACTTAAAAAGTTCCTCGGGCCCTATCGATGTTCTTCTGGTGAATAAGGACCCGGCCAGCGCCTCTCCGGTCGTGTTACCTGTTCCCCCTCCGGAAGACATGCTCCAGAGTCTCCCAGCCTCCTCGGTTTCTGCTCCATCTGCTCCTGTCGCTGCCCCTACCGCCAAACCTGCAGGCAACAGTACAACAAGTACAGCTGTTAATAACCAGAGGCCTGCAAACACGACTGCTGCACCCGCTACAG AAGCCCCCAGCACTGCCCCCTCAAACACaccggccaatcagaatccactAGAGGAGAGCCAGCAACTTCAATCCTCAGCCTCGTTGGATAGCAGCTCGTCGCTTCCTGAGTCCTCGGCCGTCTTTGAACCAATCAAAGCGGACCCTTCAGAGT TGCTGGATCTCCCTAAAGAACTTTCAGAAATGTTTGATCCTACTAAAG AAATCATGAGTGCAGATCTACTGGAAGAGCTCATGTCATCAGAAG TTTTCTCTCCACTCCTCCGCCTCTCACCACCTCCCGGCGACCACGACTACATCTATAATCTGGACGAGACAGAGGGCCTGTGTGACCTTTTTGACGTCCCTATTGCCAACCTTTGA